One Eurosta solidaginis isolate ZX-2024a chromosome 1, ASM4086904v1, whole genome shotgun sequence genomic window, tgcagctgttttgacagatagctcaagaagcagcaattaaatttaaaacctatttcattttgactatgactatgcgccatacatttttgaaaaagttattaaattaacTCTGGGCTAAAAAATTACTTGCCATGCTGTTGCAGAATTGAATTTTTGTGAATGAGGCTGAGTGTTaattgtatgagtttaacccttCATGAGAAGCTTATTTTGAGGTAAAATGATAACTTGCCGCTCAGCAAGTAACCCAAAAcgattaaagatatgtcgatgcCTTTTTGATGTGTCtattgggcaattcacaagagaGTCGTGCTCATGTTCAATTTTAAGACTTGAGTTGTTTAAAtggttttcaatataaaatttgattaaggcCCAGAACATATGTACAGAATTGCTGTGCATGACCTATTCaaacaaaatttcacaaaaattcacaaaacaaaacactaattaaacaaatatttttccgtcatttcagttcttttacttatttaaactcAAAACCTTATattcaaacacattttttggaTTATAAAATTGATTACGGATTAAAATAACTAAATATTGAATTAAtgcttttaaaagaaattttatatcCTTTATAAAGTTTGACACAAGTCGCTGCATAGAGCTGCCAGGTAAattgggaagttccttaaaactccaAAGCAAAATGTCCAAATCTagaccattttttttaattttcacggtCCCTGGACCACCTAGATAAAATTGATTTCCTttatgttgcattgtcatgggaTTCTGAATTATGTTCTAAGTTtagctctacgggaagttactcaaatagtaGTCGCAAAATTCCACATTTTGTAAGGAGACTTTCTAAATAAATGTCccattattttaaatattataacCTAAACCCAAATCTTCGTTCCAAATTTCAGATCTCtgagttatcgggaagttccttaaaactggGAAGCAAAGTTTCCAAGTTCGGATGTTTTTTAAAACTTTCACGATACCCGTACCACCTAGCAACGTTTTTTTCTCTCACGTTTAATTATCACCGGGTTCCGATGTGTACTTCAAGTTTCAAAACTCCACCTCTCGAGGATGTATGGAAATTCGCGGCCAAACATCATATATGAGCCTATTTAGGTGGGAGAGATAGAGTGGAGGAGAGAGTAAGAGTGTGGAAATGTAAATGAGGGAGGGAGTGAGaatgagagtgggagtgggaatgagAGTGGGATTGGAAGTGGGAATGTGCTTGGGAGCGAGAGGGAGAATTAGAATTAGAATGAGAAGGGAGTGGAGATAAAGGTAGTAAAATTATATTCAATTCGATGATATAGAGAGTGATAGAGGGAAGGGAAGTCCACTTTTCAAATACAGGGCAGGACAACATCTTCGGGGTACGCTAGgtgtttataaaattatttaaacaacAGAATAAATCGATGAATTCACTTACGAAATTCTCGCATCGAAGGGCAGGAACGTGTCATGCTAGGCACATACGCCGACTCACCCATACCTTCGTTAGGGCTTACATCGTCAAAGTTAATATCGTTACCACCACGATAGTATGTACCACATTCAATATTTCGCTCAGCAACACAAACACCTGAAGATTCGATTAATTCCTTTTCCATAGCGACAAATCTACGTTGCAATTCTTGTAACTCAACAATTTGTTCATCTAATTGAGCTTTGTCTACATTCAATTCGAGATTTTTCATAATTAAAGCTTTTTGATGGGCAATTTTACGTCTAAGCGTATGCATGGAACAATACGGGCGCGGTATATCTGAATTGCGACCAATTTCACACGAAGAACATGATGCACTATCTTCATCGGAAACAAGTGTCATAACACCATTTGAGCGTGATGCAATATTAGGTATACCTATTAATGCATTTGGATTCGTTTCCCCAGCAAATAGCATATTATTGTCTTTATTTGTTGTACTCTGTGTAAATCCATTGTAATTATTTAGTTGTGTCATACGTACTGGATCCAAATATACACCACTATCACTCATTGTAGTTTTAGACGATGTTGCTGTTGCGTAGTTATTGGCTATTAAATTGTTATTAGCAGATAATTCGCTATTGTCATATGGACTACTCATATTTGATACGCTCGCAGAAGATAGGCCTCTTTCTGTTGCACTGGTGTTATCATCTGGTGAGAGTGTGCTTAGCGGCGTAATTTGATCGTCAACAATAGTAGGTGAGGTGAGTGATATATTTGAAAGCGCTGTATGGTACGTATCACTTGGAGGTTCATGGGAGTCATCTGTGTTCGTTGACCTTGTTTtagataaatttaaatttaatctgtttcaacaagaaaaaaacacaaaaatagtGAGATATATTTTGtatgcaaaatttatttaaattttaattactctGCTTTTTTCTGTCTTAGCGTCTTTGAGCTACTGGCTTCACTTTCTTCACGTAATTTTTCCAAATGATGTTGTATTTGCAAGATTTTTTCATCCACTTGTGCAATTTTCTTTGTACTTTCATTCAAAATGCACTCTTTCTCTGTTATATTTTCGTCCAATTTTCTAATTTCATCATTCTAAAAGTCAAAAATTAGTATGAATATTAATGAGGTGGTACTACAAAAGCAACTAGTATATGAATTTTGTTGACACTTACATTTCGCTTTACTGTATCTTTAATAAATTGTGATGCAAACAAATCTAAGGAGTCAGCTACTTGTAGCAACAGCTGATCAGATAAAGGTGTGAACTCTTCTATTTTAATGCCAagctaaaaaaaaagaaataatcgTATTTTTGctatattaaattaaatacagTAGCTCATAGACAAAATGGAAgagtacaatttttaaaatactcacaatATTTTTCGGGGACtttcatatattaaaaaaaaaaaaaaacagtctcaAAAGTATACCGAAACTTTCGCGAAATGCTCCCAAATTTGtcttgaaataataaaaaataataatccgAAAATATTCTGAAGATGGTTCTGAAATGAACCTGAAACAATCCGAAATAGTGAAAAActgccccaaaatgatccctaaaaTAATCCCTCAATGGACCAGAAAACAAATAATGAAATGGCGTTGAAATTACCCTCAATCAGTGCTGAATTGAGCCGCAAACTTTCCCGGAATGACTCTAGAAACAATTTCCGAAATTTCTCAAAATAATCTGAATCAATCTAGAAATGCTTTGTAGATAAGATCAAAATATCAGcatattgctgtttttatgtacgggtccctttttcgctcttatttggaaaccaaatctataaataaagcttTGGTTGTAAGGATGAAGAtttgggctattagcgagctttgggcaattttggtagtagagcttttgtttagctatattttattaaaataatttgttaaaaataaacgattgtgagcacacaaagaaatctatttgtactatggcactattgtgaatatttgcactgcattaccgtcagttgctatcatacgctagatgagAGCAAgctgttttaattgattgatagaacaactgatttttttgatatttgataaaacttttatATAGGTttcgcaagatgcgcacgggcccGACTCGTTTCACATAATAccgaaaacaattccgaaatgatACCGCACACAATACCACAAAATCCTGAACTTGTCCAGAAATACCCCTGAAATTATCGCCAACACAATCTAGAAATGATCTGGATATAGTCTTAACACTGCTCTGAAAGCCATCTCAAAATAGTCCAGCAATTTTATCTTATGGTACCTAAAATAATAATGAAACGAAGCCGAAATAGTCGCAATATGACCTTTAAAACCAGCcccgaaatggtttcgaaattAAACCACAATCAATCCCGAAAATATCCAGAGATAGTCTTGAAATTATCCTGAGAAAATCttgaaattatttcgaaattgttccgaaatagtgccgaaatgatctCAAACACAATTCAGACGCGATCCGGATATGGTCTTGAAACTATAccgaaaaccgttttaaaatattCCACAAACGATTACGATTTAATCTACAAAACAATCCTAGAATGGTGCCGAAAAATCCGCGTTATTATCTTTGAAACAATCTCGAAACTACCAGGAAATTGTTCCAATTATTCTAAGTAAGCCACAAAAGGGCCCCAAAATAGCTACCAAATTATCCGGAGAAAATCTTGACTTGATCCAAAAAACGTTCTAGAAAGTATCACGAAATAGTCCTAAAATGGTCCACAAATAGGGCCGAGATTATATGAATGCAGAGGAGGTCCTGACATTGTCCAAAAATAACCACTAAATTGTCCGGAAAAATtctgaaattatatatatactgtTCTGAAAAAGAATCTTAAAAGACTCAAATATATATCACTATATTAaaacacggcggccgccgtggtgtgatggtagcctgctACGCCTATCACGCTgtgggtcctgggttcaactcccgggaaaagtAACATTAAAACttagaaaatagtttttagtTTAGTTTCCCAGTGAaaattaatctgccttgcagatgccattcgtagtcggcataaaacatgtaggtcccgtactgccaatttgtagggaaatctaAAAGTAGGACgccgcaaatcggaagagaagctcgacctaaatctcctcggaggtaaatcgcgccaagtatttttattttttatattaaaaacatATATGTATTACAAGTCAAAAAACAATAGCTCCACGAATATAACTAAAAAGGCATTTAAGAACAAACCTCATCAAATTTTCCACAATCTTGCAACTCTTGTAACTCTTTAGCAACATATTCGGAAAAATCTCTCTTTTTCGAATCAAGCTGAGTTTGGAATGCTGCAATCTGTCTACAAACGATATCAATCTATATtggaaataaacataaaaaatttttaattaaattataataaaatatacgAAATAAgcattaaatcaaattaattagTAAGTTATCAAAATAATACACTATAAtatactaaaacaagtaaggaaggctaagttcgggtttaaccgaacattacgtactcagctgagaactttggagacaaaataagggaaaatcaccatgtaggaaaatgaacctggggtaaccctggaatgtgtttttacgacatgggtatcaaatggaagatattaaagagtattttaaacgggagtgggccatagttctataggtggacgccttttcgagatatcgccataaaggtggctctataatctgtttgtacgatatgggtatcaaattaaaggtattaatgaggggttttaaagggagtagcctttagttgtatatgtgaaggcgttttcgagatatctaccaaaatgtgaggctgacccagaacatcatctgtcgggtaccgctaatttacttatatatgtaataccacgaacagtattcctgccatgattccaaaggcttttgatttctccctgcagaactttttaattttcttgtacttaatatggtaggtgccacacccattttacaaagttttttgtaaagttatattttgcgtgaaaaaaccaatccaatcaccatgtttcatcccttttttcgtatttggtatagaattatggcattttttaatttttcgaatttttcgatatcgaaaaagtgggcgtggtcatagtcagatttcggccattttttataccaaaataaagtgagttcatataagtatgtgaactaagtttagtaaagatataccgatttttgctcaagttatcgtgttaacggccgagcggaaggacaggcggtcgactgtgcataaaaactggacgtgtcttcaaccgatttcgccaattttaacagaaaccagttatcgtcatagaagctatgcccttacaaaatttcacaaggattggtaaatttttgttcgacttatggctttaaaagtattctagacaagttaaatgaaaaagggcagagacacgcccattttgagattttattttatttttgtattttgttgcaccatacattactggcgttgaatgttgacataatttacttatatactgtaaagatattaaattttttgttaaaattttacttaaaaatttttttttcaaaagcacgcccactttttaaaattgtcacccgattttgctaatttttatttatcacaaatatagtaataggagtaccgctcttgccaattttcatcatgatatctgcaacgactgccaaattacaacttgcaaaatttttaaattatcttcttttaaaagtgggcggtgccacgcacattgtccaaaattttactaattttctattctgtgtccaagtttcatcgctttatgcgtctttggtaatgaattatcgcactttttcggtttttcgaaatttttgatatcgaaaaagtgggtgtggttatagtccaatttcgttcattttaaataccgatctgaaatgagtgcccaggaactgacATAtcaaaatttcattaatatacctcaaaatttacttaagttatcgtgtttacggacagacggacatggctaaatgaatttctttcttcgcccagatcattttgatatatagaagtctatatctagctcgattagtttatgccgttacgggataccgttatgcgaacaaaatatactctgtgagctctgctcagctgagtataaaaaacatcaCAAACATATGCAAATTGAAAACATAACAGGTTGCGtgaaaatttaaaacttaaactTCAATATagtttagtaaaaaaataaaagagatAAGTATAATTCCTAAAACATCAATATTATTAACTTTTATTACATAAATTCAGTGAGCAATAGTTTCGAATATTACCAATTTTGAGTGAAATTTATTGAAaacagaaattttaattttacttatgcAAACCGTTAAGTGgtttactacaaaaaaattaaagcatCCAAAATATGCGGATGACAATATAATTAGCAATTAATATGTACAATGGGTCGATTTCTATGGACGAAagctaaccgatatcgcgccatcgatttttcgataggatttgggcgcaggaagaaaagttccactatgcatacccaaaaaaataatttccgagcctgcgaaatttcattttttttactctttttcgactttgatttttaaggtttttttcatgacctactaaaaaaaatttaaaatttttcaaaaaactgttaccgcCAACGTCTTTAgcagacatttttgggtcggacagggtatacattaggccgggtcgatttgtggggaggcaaaaaaatcgcccattgctctgtaaaaatcatattctagggatcaaaataagaaactttgccgaaggaaccatacctctaaaacgaattctgatgtcccccccctttgggtcgtaggggcaaattttgcaaaatcccactttgaaatgcctatgttttttctttttgtagtttatttttctctttagaaatttatttagtcagaacatatgtaaatgaaaaaatgaatttaacttagtaatagaaaagaaattaaaaaaaaattattagaaattagcgtttttacaacccccttttaaaaccaaggcatcactgtgatgcatttgcatgccgtaaacatagttgtgtgggttttttattcaaccgttttaaaaaatgaaggtatcactgcgacacaattgcagatcgtaaaattgcttgtgttgtttttttaagccaccacaagacacagcaggtagaattgaaattgcccctacccaaaagttcgacccaaagggggggacatcagaattcgttttagaggtatggttccttcggcaaagcttcttattttgatccctagaatacgattttcacagagcaatgagcgatttttaaatcgacccgccctagtatacatgaaattttttttagtaggtcatgaaaaaaaccttaaaaattaaactcgaaaaaaagtaaaaaaaaaactgaaatttcgcaggctcgaaaattcgcgcgatatcggttaataaattgacccaGTCGAATGTACAACTTTATAAATTTACTAATAACACACTTAACTTTAGTAAAATAAAAGTATTACACAAATACTGGAAAAATCAATTCATAATATTTGGTCTAGTAGGTATCCCTCTTTTTTCTTACAAAATAcgcattcaaaaatatttttaaattacacACCTGCactttttcattgtttttttccCACAGCAACATATCTCTTCTGGCAAGCAATTCCTTCTCTTGACAACGTAAAATTTCTAATCTATCCATTTCCTGAATTTCTAAGCGCTGAAGCTCGTCGGTTAATTTGCGAACTTTTGCTTTGTACTGATCGTGCATTTGTACGCGTTCCTAAAAGcaagaacaaaataaaaattaattgataAAATACTATTACTACTACTCACAATATTTAATTGTTTCAAAGCGTTCTCTATAGTTTCTAATATTTTACGATTTTCATCTTGCAATTCTGGATCATCGCGTGACATCGGTTTTGTTGGATAGTATTGACGGTCGCTGCGTTTAAATGGCGATGCATTCAAGCTGCCACTCATTGAATCATCATCAGAAAAAAAACTTGACGTCAACAAATTTTCACGTGAAGATGTAATCAATGACAAACGTGACATATCAAGTTGTGAACGCGATATATCCTTACGTAGTTTTGCCGCTTCTGCAGGATTATTAAAACGAAAAATATTGGTGCGTCCAAGCAAGATAATATCGCCCTGTGATATATGTGTTGGTTCATCGATGAGATGTGCATTTAGCCAACATTGTGCGCCGGGATAGGGATGTAAAGTAACAATACTATCTTTTAAAATTATTCTACAATGTTGCGGGCGTATACCATCACCAATGAGTTCGATATCTTGTGGCATATGTGAATCTGCATTTCCTATATGTGTTTCACCTTCCTGCAATGTAATGAATGAATTAATGCATATTGATTATgctatatttttatgttttatttaccTTTAAACTGTATAAAGTCACACCCGTAGTAATATCATTATGTATGCCAATGAGATGTGGCATTTCCGAATCTAAAACAACTCCAAGTCCAGACTTTCGTAGTCCCAAACTTTTTTGTTCTTGCAATATAGATTGAGCTTCCTTCCATTTTTCAGTCCATTCTTCAGTTAGAACTTTTTCTTGTGCTTCTTTTTTTTGTAGATCTTCTAAGACCTTCAACGAAGGCTGCAAAGTGTTCTAATAACAAAAGTATGAAAAGCAGAATATGTGCGAATAATTAAGATTTGTTAATGTGATTTTATTGTTAATACCCTGCCGGACGCGATATCAACTTGAATGGTTTTAGATCGAGATGAAGAAAAAATTACATcatcaggttgccagcgcatttatagcttctccaaacccaattgtcaacctcacctt contains:
- the Klp98A gene encoding kinesin-like protein Klp98A isoform X1, which translates into the protein MSSLKVAVRVRPFNAREIDMDAQLIVQMDGKKTRLLKPKLQSIRDVGRDNHYDFTFDYSYWSFDEQDSHFATQEEVYNDLGTDVIDCAYEGYNACVFAYGQTGSGKTFTMMGMPDNPGLIPRICQELFARMRVGQESGTGYKTHASYLEIYNERVKDLLGPRSAGHGLRVREHRTLGPYVENLSQHAVANFEEIQECIARGNIQRTTASTNMNDTSSRSHAIFTITFVQAVFMNDMPSETVSKIHLVDLAGSERANATGATGQRLKEGAHINKSLVTLGSVISALAEQTSTTSTYTPTVSPVGTTKRILYIPYRDSILTWLLKDSLGGNSKTIMIAALSPADCNYSETLSTLRYANRAKNIINKPTINEDTNVKLIRELREEINKLKSMLNGDINTLQPSLKVLEDLQKKEAQEKVLTEEWTEKWKEAQSILQEQKSLGLRKSGLGVVLDSEMPHLIGIHNDITTGVTLYSLKEGETHIGNADSHMPQDIELIGDGIRPQHCRIILKDSIVTLHPYPGAQCWLNAHLIDEPTHISQGDIILLGRTNIFRFNNPAEAAKLRKDISRSQLDMSRLSLITSSRENLLTSSFFSDDDSMSGSLNASPFKRSDRQYYPTKPMSRDDPELQDENRKILETIENALKQLNIERVQMHDQYKAKVRKLTDELQRLEIQEMDRLEILRCQEKELLARRDMLLWEKNNEKVQIDIVCRQIAAFQTQLDSKKRDFSEYVAKELQELQDCGKFDELGIKIEEFTPLSDQLLLQVADSLDLFASQFIKDTVKRNNDEIRKLDENITEKECILNESTKKIAQVDEKILQIQHHLEKLREESEASSSKTLRQKKAELNLNLSKTRSTNTDDSHEPPSDTYHTALSNISLTSPTIVDDQITPLSTLSPDDNTSATERGLSSASVSNMSSPYDNSELSANNNLIANNYATATSSKTTMSDSGVYLDPVRMTQLNNYNGFTQSTTNKDNNMLFAGETNPNALIGIPNIASRSNGVMTLVSDEDSASCSSCEIGRNSDIPRPYCSMHTLRRKIAHQKALIMKNLELNVDKAQLDEQIVELQELQRRFVAMEKELIESSGVCVAERNIECGTYYRGGNDINFDDVSPNEGMGESAYVPSMTRSCPSMREFPDAEHFITIPSFVIRGAGKQTHYEYEVRITLSDGKLNILRRYSRFRELHLSMKHCYGAKISALAFPRRELFSSNSESVAKHRRRLLELYLRRLLTICTKIPQCPVYEGPGGPGLNRVTLSQLSPFFKKGLFENGKHGTG
- the Klp98A gene encoding kinesin-like protein Klp98A isoform X2, with product MSSLKVAVRVRPFNAREIDMDAQLIVQMDGKKTRLLKPKLQSIRDVGRDNHYDFTFDYSYWSFDEQDSHFATQEEVYNDLGTDVIDCAYEGYNACVFAYGQTGSGKTFTMMGMPDNPGLIPRICQELFARMRVGQESGTGYKTHASYLEIYNERVKDLLGPRSAGHGLRVREHRTLGPYVENLSQHAVANFEEIQECIARGNIQRTTASTNMNDTSSRSHAIFTITFVQAVFMNDMPSETVSKIHLVDLAGSERANATGATGQRLKEGAHINKSLVTLGSVISALAEQTSTTSTYTPTVSPVGTTKRILYIPYRDSILTWLLKDSLGGNSKTIMIAALSPADCNYSETLSTLRYANRAKNIINKPTINEDTNVKLIRELREEINKLKSMLNGDINTLQPSLKVLEDLQKKEAQEKVLTEEWTEKWKEAQSILQEQKSLGLRKSGLGVVLDSEMPHLIGIHNDITTGVTLYSLKEGETHIGNADSHMPQDIELIGDGIRPQHCRIILKDSIVTLHPYPGAQCWLNAHLIDEPTHISQGDIILLGRTNIFRFNNPAEAAKLRKDISRSQLDMSRLSLITSSRENLLTSSFFSDDDSMSGSLNASPFKRSDRQYYPTKPMSRDDPELQDENRKILETIENALKQLNIERVQMHDQYKAKVRKLTDELQRLEIQEMDRLEILRCQEKELLARRDMLLWEKNNEKVQLGIKIEEFTPLSDQLLLQVADSLDLFASQFIKDTVKRNNDEIRKLDENITEKECILNESTKKIAQVDEKILQIQHHLEKLREESEASSSKTLRQKKAELNLNLSKTRSTNTDDSHEPPSDTYHTALSNISLTSPTIVDDQITPLSTLSPDDNTSATERGLSSASVSNMSSPYDNSELSANNNLIANNYATATSSKTTMSDSGVYLDPVRMTQLNNYNGFTQSTTNKDNNMLFAGETNPNALIGIPNIASRSNGVMTLVSDEDSASCSSCEIGRNSDIPRPYCSMHTLRRKIAHQKALIMKNLELNVDKAQLDEQIVELQELQRRFVAMEKELIESSGVCVAERNIECGTYYRGGNDINFDDVSPNEGMGESAYVPSMTRSCPSMREFPDAEHFITIPSFVIRGAGKQTHYEYEVRITLSDGKLNILRRYSRFRELHLSMKHCYGAKISALAFPRRELFSSNSESVAKHRRRLLELYLRRLLTICTKIPQCPVYEGPGGPGLNRVTLSQLSPFFKKGLFENGKHGTG